A single genomic interval of Festucalex cinctus isolate MCC-2025b chromosome 16, RoL_Fcin_1.0, whole genome shotgun sequence harbors:
- the LOC144004105 gene encoding uncharacterized protein LOC144004105 isoform X1 has protein sequence MDFRMQPYRTYGNRVTRGSYDYQDEDDASGMVVLGSSMLDYLDFFYRKIGFPQEVKESDAERKARWLLEQAKIKEKAEKKRLKKQKQKERKRQEKMEKEKVQTAALANLEAGDKKLQDCTGDGTEATTDTQVGVEVREKGGAEAGAGAGSSDSSDVSDTESCDVERLDLASCFVSQATQKVRHLLEAKPKLEKEKKKSPTKDQLPKESHDDVGKEASAGSFTHSDNVEMSNNLATQGNKWASEGRYDLAVDCFTQAIQYNPTEFKLFGNRAFCLEKMQEYEKALADAELSLNMSPGWIKGLFRKGRALAGLKRYEEAVQAFREVLKQDSSCSEAAQELMRTQILQLMAYGFTQEQSSNALIIHGTVPKAHKVLSKLNLQIASQVPAAPETSVKTQPLGKLHSASNVQRQEDRHLELFPVWVGNLTPAVTEQLLVNMFSKAGSLHSVKLLASRRCAFINFTRQEDCDKAIRLFHNFELMGNWIAVRYPDRIPARGVFSKAALKAQDLRRDNSQRNSNASNDVRPNRQ, from the exons ATGG aTTTTAGAATGCAGCCGTAT CGAACTTATGGAAACAGAG tCACACGTGGTTCATATGATTACCAAGATGAAGATGATGCCAGTGGTATGGTAGTGCTTGGCAGCTCAATGTTAGATTATTTGGATTTCTTCTACCGCAAAATAGGATTCCCGCAAGAGGTCAAAGAGAGC GATGCTGAAAGGAAAGCCCGTTGGTTACTAGAGCAggccaaaataaaagaaaaggcagaaaagaagcgGCTGAAGAAACAG aaacaaaaggaaAGAAAGCGGCAGGAGAAAATGGAGAAGGAAAAAGTGCAGACC GCGGCCTTAGCGAATTTGGAAGCTggcgataaaaaattgcaagactGCACGGGAGACGGAACGGAAGCCACAACTGACACGCAAGTCGGAGTGGAGGTCCGAGAGAAAGGTGGAGCGGAAGCAGGCGCGGGAGCCGGCTCCAGCGATTCCAGCGACGTTAGCGACACAGAGTCATGTGAtgttgag agattggattTGGCAAGTTGTTTTGTGAGCCAAGCCACCCAAAAAGTTCGACATCTGTTGGAGGCGAAGCCAAAGctggagaaggagaaaaagAAGTCGCCCACCAAAGATCAACTTCCCAAGGAATCCCATGACGACGTTGGGAAGGAG GCCTCTGCTGGCAGCTTCACGCATAGCGATAATGTTGAAATGAGCAACAACCTCGCAA CTCAGGGGAATAAATGGGCTAGCGAGGGACGTTATGACCTGGCGGTTGATTGTTTTACCCAAGCCATCCAGTACAATCCTACGGAATTCAA GTTGTTTGGGAATCGTGCATTCTGTTTGGAGAAGATGCAGGAATACGAGAAGGCCCTGGCTGACGCCGAGTTGTCCCTCAACATGTCCCCGGGCTGGATTAAAGGCCTTTTTCGCAAGGGGCGGGCTTTAGCAGGTTTAAAG AGATACGAGGAGGCGGTGCAGGCCTTCAGAGAGGTTCTAAAGCAGGATAGTTCTTGCAGCGAGGCGGCTCAGGAACTGATGCGAACGCAGATACTGCAGCTCATG GCGTACGGCTTCACACAGGAGCAGAGTTCAAATGCCTTAATTATACACGGGACGGTGCCGAAAGCGCACAAGGTGCTGTCCAAATTAAACCTGCAAATCG CCTCCCAAGTCCCAGCGGCTCCAGAAACCTCAGTGAAGACTCAACCTCTTGGGAAGCTGCACAGTGCCTCCAACGTCCAACGTCAAGAAGATCGTCATCT GGAACTGTTTCCAGTGTGGGTGGGCAACCTGACCCCGGCGGTGACGGAACAACTGCTCGTCAACATGTTCAGCAA GGCGGGTTCGCTTCACAGCGTCAAGCTCCTGGCGAGCCGACGCTGCGCCTTCATCAACTTTACGCGACAGGAGGATTGCGACAAAGCCATCCGATTATTTCAC AACTTCGAGCTGATGGGCAACTGGATCGCTGTTCGATACCCTGACAGGATCCCCGCACGCGGGGTTTTCTCCAAGGCCGCCCTCAAAGCGCAAGACCTCCGTCGTGACAATTCCCA GCGGAATTCAAACGCGAGCAACGACGTGCGCCCCAACAGACAATAA
- the LOC144004105 gene encoding uncharacterized protein LOC144004105 isoform X2, with protein sequence MVVLGSSMLDYLDFFYRKIGFPQEVKESDAERKARWLLEQAKIKEKAEKKRLKKQKQKERKRQEKMEKEKVQTAALANLEAGDKKLQDCTGDGTEATTDTQVGVEVREKGGAEAGAGAGSSDSSDVSDTESCDVERLDLASCFVSQATQKVRHLLEAKPKLEKEKKKSPTKDQLPKESHDDVGKEASAGSFTHSDNVEMSNNLATQGNKWASEGRYDLAVDCFTQAIQYNPTEFKLFGNRAFCLEKMQEYEKALADAELSLNMSPGWIKGLFRKGRALAGLKRYEEAVQAFREVLKQDSSCSEAAQELMRTQILQLMAYGFTQEQSSNALIIHGTVPKAHKVLSKLNLQIASQVPAAPETSVKTQPLGKLHSASNVQRQEDRHLELFPVWVGNLTPAVTEQLLVNMFSKAGSLHSVKLLASRRCAFINFTRQEDCDKAIRLFHNFELMGNWIAVRYPDRIPARGVFSKAALKAQDLRRDNSQRNSNASNDVRPNRQ encoded by the exons ATGGTAGTGCTTGGCAGCTCAATGTTAGATTATTTGGATTTCTTCTACCGCAAAATAGGATTCCCGCAAGAGGTCAAAGAGAGC GATGCTGAAAGGAAAGCCCGTTGGTTACTAGAGCAggccaaaataaaagaaaaggcagaaaagaagcgGCTGAAGAAACAG aaacaaaaggaaAGAAAGCGGCAGGAGAAAATGGAGAAGGAAAAAGTGCAGACC GCGGCCTTAGCGAATTTGGAAGCTggcgataaaaaattgcaagactGCACGGGAGACGGAACGGAAGCCACAACTGACACGCAAGTCGGAGTGGAGGTCCGAGAGAAAGGTGGAGCGGAAGCAGGCGCGGGAGCCGGCTCCAGCGATTCCAGCGACGTTAGCGACACAGAGTCATGTGAtgttgag agattggattTGGCAAGTTGTTTTGTGAGCCAAGCCACCCAAAAAGTTCGACATCTGTTGGAGGCGAAGCCAAAGctggagaaggagaaaaagAAGTCGCCCACCAAAGATCAACTTCCCAAGGAATCCCATGACGACGTTGGGAAGGAG GCCTCTGCTGGCAGCTTCACGCATAGCGATAATGTTGAAATGAGCAACAACCTCGCAA CTCAGGGGAATAAATGGGCTAGCGAGGGACGTTATGACCTGGCGGTTGATTGTTTTACCCAAGCCATCCAGTACAATCCTACGGAATTCAA GTTGTTTGGGAATCGTGCATTCTGTTTGGAGAAGATGCAGGAATACGAGAAGGCCCTGGCTGACGCCGAGTTGTCCCTCAACATGTCCCCGGGCTGGATTAAAGGCCTTTTTCGCAAGGGGCGGGCTTTAGCAGGTTTAAAG AGATACGAGGAGGCGGTGCAGGCCTTCAGAGAGGTTCTAAAGCAGGATAGTTCTTGCAGCGAGGCGGCTCAGGAACTGATGCGAACGCAGATACTGCAGCTCATG GCGTACGGCTTCACACAGGAGCAGAGTTCAAATGCCTTAATTATACACGGGACGGTGCCGAAAGCGCACAAGGTGCTGTCCAAATTAAACCTGCAAATCG CCTCCCAAGTCCCAGCGGCTCCAGAAACCTCAGTGAAGACTCAACCTCTTGGGAAGCTGCACAGTGCCTCCAACGTCCAACGTCAAGAAGATCGTCATCT GGAACTGTTTCCAGTGTGGGTGGGCAACCTGACCCCGGCGGTGACGGAACAACTGCTCGTCAACATGTTCAGCAA GGCGGGTTCGCTTCACAGCGTCAAGCTCCTGGCGAGCCGACGCTGCGCCTTCATCAACTTTACGCGACAGGAGGATTGCGACAAAGCCATCCGATTATTTCAC AACTTCGAGCTGATGGGCAACTGGATCGCTGTTCGATACCCTGACAGGATCCCCGCACGCGGGGTTTTCTCCAAGGCCGCCCTCAAAGCGCAAGACCTCCGTCGTGACAATTCCCA GCGGAATTCAAACGCGAGCAACGACGTGCGCCCCAACAGACAATAA
- the LOC144003936 gene encoding LOW QUALITY PROTEIN: RNA-binding protein with multiple splicing-like (The sequence of the model RefSeq protein was modified relative to this genomic sequence to represent the inferred CDS: inserted 1 base in 1 codon; deleted 1 base in 1 codon) produces MNKAEKENEPSEFSSHEEEVRTLFVSGLPLDIKPRELYLLFRPFKGYEGSLIKLTSKQPVGFVSFDSRSEAEAAKNAFERKCHGVRFDPEIPQTLRLEFAKANTKMAKNKLVGTPNPPSSQQSPGPQFISRDPYELTGAALYPAAQTKWASYPLYPAELSPXPPPAFTYPSSLHAQIRWLPPADGTPQGWKSRQFC; encoded by the exons ATGAACAAAGCCGAGAAGGAAAACGAACCGAGTGAATTCAGCAGCCACGAAGAAGAG GTCCGAACGCTCTTTGTCAGCGGGCTGCCACTGGATATCAAGCCACGGGAGCTCTATCTTCTCTTCAGACCATTTAAG GGCTATGAAGGTTCCTTGATAAAGCTTACCTCTAAACAG CCGGTGGGCTTTGTCAGCTTTGACAGTCGATCAGAGGCGGAGGCTGCTAAGAATGCCTTTGAACGTAAGTGTCAC GGGGTCCGGTTTGATCCCGAAATCCCACAGACCCTCCGACTGGAGTTTGCCAAGGCCAACACCAAGATGGCCAAGAACAAGCTGGTTGGCACGCCCAACCCTCCTTCATCCCAGCAGAGTCCCGGCCCGCAGTTCATTAGCAGAGACCCGT ATGAGCTCACAGGTGCC GCTCTCTATCCGGCAGCCCAGACGAAGTGGGCGTCGTACCCGCTGTACCCGGCGGAGCTGTCGC GCCCTCCACCCGCTTTCACCTACCCCTCCTCGCTCCACGCTCAG atccGCTGGCTCCCACCTGCAGATGGAACTCCTCAGGGATGGAAGTCGAGGCAGTTCTGCTGA